One Harpia harpyja isolate bHarHar1 chromosome 11, bHarHar1 primary haplotype, whole genome shotgun sequence genomic window, GCAGCTCATCTGCTGCttgggggaagggaagaacaaggtcctgctgcctctgctctgcagAGGCCCTGGAGCCAATGCTTCTGCAGTCTGCTGTATCCAGCAGAAGGCCCTCATCTTGCTGTGCTGCCAGTACACCTTTGTAGGAGAAGGATTGATCCCCTGGTGCTGTTAGTGCTGTGTCAGAGCAGATGCATGCCTGGAGCTGCCCATCTCTTCCCATCAGGATGCAACAGGCTGGGGTAGCGGTGGGACTGCTGGAGCCAGGGAAGGGTTCACACCTGCTGATTTTTTGCCCTTGGGCTAGGGCAGCTGCCTCTGCATGGCGCCTCTGAGCTCTGCCAgtctcctggctctgctcctcGTTATCCCATGCATTTTGGGACAGCAGTGTGTTTCAGCCCTGGGTGTGGGAAGACTGCTGGGGCAAACCGAGCCACTGTTCCTGCTAGCTCTGCTGGATGTCCTCTAGGGCTGGAGGCTGCTACAGGAGCTCCGTGGGCCCCACGTAACAGCAGGGACACAAGCTGGGCCCTGCCCCCTCAGAAGAAAGGGTGTCAGGTGTGGGCAGAGTTTTGCCTGTCCTGCACGAGGGCTGTACCCTTGTCCTCTCGCATTGCCGCTGCTGCAGGCCAGAGGCAGCTGAAGCCCCTGGGAGCTGAAGGGCCATCTTGTTGAACCCATGCTGAATTCATGGGGCTGCATTCAGGAAGGAGATGCCCGGGCTTGGAGAACCTGCACTGGTGGTGGAGAAGCTGCTCTATGGGTTAATCATCTTCCTGGTTAACAACTGTCTTGAAAGACTCACCCACTTGTCTTTCGGGGATGGGTctcaccctgccctgccttggcTTGATAGAAATCCATCCACTGTCAGAAATCTCCCTCTGCGAGGTGCTTTTCTGCCCTCCAAATCCTGCCTGTGTGTATCACAGCTTTGGCTGGGGAACGGGCTCCGCACTTGCTCACAGGCCCCTCGTGAGGACACGAGACCCACTAGGGCTGGTCTCGGGGTGGCCCACGgcctgcctcctgcagccagtGGTGGTGAGGTGAGCGTGCCGGGCACTTCCTTGTTCTAGGTGCGTCTGCTTGGGTTCTAGGACTTGGCTGTGCTAAATACCTGCTGCTCAAGCACAGAGAAAAAGCTTAAGCAGGGCTCCGGCATCTTGCACCTTGTCTCATTTAGGAGCAGCAGGAGTTGGAAGATGATCTGGTGACTGCGTGTAAGTACTCACGGGGGAAATGCTACCTGCCGAAGAGCGGAACCGAGAGCTGGAGACAGAAGTTGGACAGCTTTCAGGAGGGCTCGcttgcagggctggagcagggctgggctggttgGGTGCTGCTCCGATCTCTGCTGTATTGTTGTTTTCTGAAgggagctgctgtggggctgagggaaAGCCCTCGCTCGGGTGAGTGGCCAGGCACGGGGCACGAGGAGGGGCTTCGGGGGACAGGGGCTCCTCAAAACGGGCACAAATGCCGCGGGGTGGCTGGCAAGAAGGGAGAGGCTGCGGACGGTGCAAAAATTACTCGTGGTGGGACCAGCCCAAGATCTTCCGCTGATGCCGTTGTGTTAGGGAAAGTGAAATTCTCGGTGTTTCCTAGCAATGAAACGtggaaaggtggtggtggggggggcgGAAAGGAGCCACAAATAGGTTGCGACGGGTGCTGAGCCAGCACCAACGCTCGGGGACGCGGGATTCGCCCTGAGTGGGTCCGTGAAAGCGCTGCCCAAAACGCAgcgggaaggaggggagaaagaaacacCGAGTGACCCTGTCCCTGTGTCGCCGGGGGGGTGCTCGGAGGGTTCCCGGTGCCGCGCTCGGGGCTCGCGAGGGCTGAACGTCTCGGGGTGGGGGCAGCgagcaccctgggggggggggcgtgggtgTCCGCATCCGTGGGGTCCCGggccccgcggggctgccctcgcccggcggcggcgcggtcCCGGAGCGCGGGGcggtcggcggcggcggccccgcccggtgcggcggcggcggcgggcggagccggCGTGCGGGCGCGGCCCCGTTTCCCTGCGGCTCTCGGCGGTGCGGCGGCCCGGCCGGCAgggccccccccgcagccccgggcatGGGAGCCCgcgggccggcggccggggctggaggaggaagaagaggaagaggaagagaaggaggaggcggcgggggtcgCTGACCGGCGCCGGGGCGGCGCGGCAGCCCCGAGGCCGCGGTGAGTGGAGCGGCGCGGACAGGCCTGGCCGGGTGGGGGAGGCCCGGGAGGCGACCCGGGGGACGCGATTCCGGTCACTTCTGGGTGGCACCGCCCCggctggggaaaaaagcctctTTTTGAGGTTGTTTCTCggttttttaataagtttttctGTGTGTTGGGGTCTGggaaaaatttgggggggggttagtTGTGCCGAATGTGCCCCCTCGCCCTGCCGTTGGCCGGGAGGAGGGAGGCGCGGGGGGGAACCGATGGCCCCGGTGCCTTTGGTGGCACCGGGGCCATCGGTTCCCCCCCGCGCCTCCCTCCTCCCGGCCCAGGGATGTCCTGCGGGAAGAAGGATAGAGCCCATAGGGACGAGCATGCCCTCCAAAACGAGCATCACCAGCCCCATGGCACTGGGGTGAATCCCTGGGGACAGGCTCCCCAGCCCCACGTTGCTTTCGGCCTCTCGCACCCTGCGaaggtgctggggtggggggagatgaCATCATATTTCGTAGCCCCCTGCTTAGCGGGTGTTTTTAAGCCCACTCACGTTCGTGGCATCCTGTGGCCACCGTTCGATGGAGTGCTTCGCTTTTGTTCCCGTCGAGCATCACTCTCTACTCGCCTCATGGACCACCCTGCTGAAGGGTCCCTAAAACCCACTCTTATTTTTCCCTAGCACCTACCTCACTGCTTGGCTGTCCAGCCACCGCCGCTCCATGTGCTGCCTGCTGCAAGGATTTTTGGGGAGGGTTTCTGGCAAGCACTGGGGGCAGGCAGGTCCCTACGTCAAGGGCTGTACTGGGTGACACGGCACCGTGACTTTGAGAAGGTTTGGGAGATAACGGCAAAGCTGGCTTTTCTCCAGAGGGTCACTTTCTAGAAAAAAGTCTGGATGAGGGGTTGGCGCACTGGCGCATGCCAGGAGACCCCTGCCCGTGGGGACCCCACTCTGCATCCTGCAGAGAGAGAGGGTGGACACAGTTGGGGCATCGGGCCCAGAGCCTTTTCTAGTACCTCCCTGCCTGCGGTGGGCTCCTGCCTGTACCCTGCTGCCTGCCGGGGTCAGCCCTGCGGCTGGGAGAGGGCAGCCGGAGTGGGGTTGGGCGGGGGGTCCTGCTTCGCACCTCGGCTCCGATCCCCGCTCCCAGCCAGTGCTGCCGTCGCTGCCGGCTCCAGTGCCCTGCGGCTCCCCGGGGGGCCCCACtggccagggctggcagctgccggTGGGCTGGCCCCAAGCCCTGGGCCAGTTGCCAGCACCCTCGGGTCCTAGCTGCGCTCCTGCCAGGGGGTCCTGCTGCAGTTCCCTGGCCGTCAGGGTCCCCCAGGGGTCCCTGCAGTGGCACTGGCCTGTCCCAGGGTCCCCAGGGCCTTGCGAACCCCCGTGCTTGTCCCGTGCGGTTGCCTTGCCCTGTCCTAGCAGCTTCCCTGAGAGCGGGGACTGGGGCAGGGACCAGGGCAGGAACTGGGGTGCACGGCCATGCTGCAGGCTGAGCGCCAGCAGTGGCGGGGCTGGGAAGGGCCGGACAGTTTGGCTCAGCTGGGGCTCTGGTGACTCTCCCAGCTGCCTTCCCGGCAGGGCTCTGGCCCAGCTCCAGGTGTCATGTGCGAGATAAGGGGACCCTGGCTCCCGGCGGCTCCCGCCATCCTGGGGAAcctcaccaccagcagcaggaagAGAGACGACCCATGCTGCTGGCTGTAAGCTGGACCCCCCTGGACATggctgggacccccaccccaggggCTGGGATGTCCTGCTCCGCTCCACTCAGTGTCTGCCGCGCAGCTGCTCGCCCCAAGGAGGGCCCCTGACAGCATGGCGCTCGCTGCCGGCTCCGCATCAGTGCTACTGCGGGAAGGGCGGGATGGGGAGCAGGGAAATGGGGTGCCTCGGAAAGGGTTTTCTGGTGGGGGGACCCACAGTGCCCTTGGGACGCCCTAAGCTGGCTGTGTTTTTGGAGAGCATGACCTTCTCCAAGGGGCCAGCTTCCACAGAGGCTCTTTGCAGCACCTGTGGGGGTATCCCCATCCCCTGCTGGGGGGGTGACGGGGACGGGGAGTGGGTCTGGCCTGGTCTTGGCCTTGGAAAGCAGGGAGGAGACTTgctgcgtggggctggggaccTCCTGCGTCTTCAAGGCTGTGCCTTCAGAGCAGGGGTCCGAGCACAGCATCCACCCCAGGGTGCTCTCTGGCATACCGACATGCAAGCCCATCACCTCTGCATCAGGCCTGCACTGCTCCCGCTGCTCCAGTGTTGTTCGGGGTGGGGTTGGGGGCTCAGGCTCGCAGTGTCCTGAGCATGGGGTATCTTGGCAGGATCGGGACTGTGGCTGGAGCCGCCCCCCTGCCCCGCTGAGCGCACATGTCTGCCTGCCCGTGCCCGGAAGATGACCAGGCTGCTCTTGGGGGTGACCCTGGAAAGGATTTGCAAggccgtgctgctgctctgcctgctccacTTCGTCATCATCATGATCCTCTACTTCGATGTCTATGCGCAGCACCTGGACTTCTTCAGCCGCTTCAACGCCAGGAATGCCTCGCGCGCCCACCCCTTCTCCAACTCCTCCCGCCCCAACAGCACCGTCCCCAGCTACGGGCCGGCCGGCGCTGAGGCCCCGTCCCCCAGTGCCAAGCCCAGCACCAACCAGTCTGCCACCGAGAAGCCCTTGCAGCCCTGCCAGGAGACACCTCCCGGCTTGGGTGAGACATGCGGAGTGAGCGTGGGGGGGGGAATTGGGCTCTGGCTCCAAGCGTGGGGCTGAGGTGGGTGCCCGTGGGTGGCATCGTCCCGTGGGCCCTGGGCATGGCTTCCTGGTGGTCCCCAGGCATGGAGCAGTGGAGAAACCCCAGCCTGGAACTGGTAGCAGGACAGCTGGCTTCAGGTTTTGTTAGCGGCTTGACCAGTCTCTCTGGCCCTGTTTGGGAAAGGTTTTGGGCGTCCTCTGCCCTCGGCAGTGCCAGTCCCCCTTGCAGGTCCCCCTCGCTGTTTGCTCTGCCAGCCTGGCCGGGAGCGGCGGGTGACCATGACCCTGACCATGTCCCGTCCTGCGGGCATCACCCTGCCCTCCCTTTTGCAGTTGGGCGCCTGCTTATCGAGTTCAGCTCTCCCATGAGCATGGAGCGGGTGCAGCGGGAGAACCCCGATGTGCGCCAGGGTGGCAAGTACACCCCCCCCGACTGCCTGCCCCGGCAGAAGGTGGCCATCCTCATCCCCTTCCGGCACCGCGAGCACCACCTCAAGTACTGGCTGCACTACCTGCACCCCATCCTGCGCCGGCAGAAGGTGGCTTATGGCATCTACATCATCAACCAGGTGAGGCGGGGCAGGGGCGAGGGCATGGCAGGGCCACGGTGGGCAGGCAGGCATCGCTGAGCTCTGCCTTGCAGTTTGGCGAGGACACCTTCAACCGGGCCAAGCTGCTCAACGTGGGGTTCCTGGAGGCGCTCAAGGACGACGAGGAGTATGACTGCTTCATCTTCAGCGACGTGGACCTCATTCCCATGGACGACCGCAACCTCTATCGCTGCTACGAGCAGCCGCGGCACTTTGCCGTTGGCATGGACAAGTTTGGGTTCAGGTGGGTGCCCTGGGGGCCTGGGGCATTTCCatctgggcagggctggggtggccTCGCCGGGATGACACTGGGGCCACCAACCTCGATTGTCACCTGGGGCAGTCGCTGGCTCGAATTGTGGACGTGGGATGGGAGAGGGCAGAGAGCCCTGGGTGGGAGGGTGACACAGGGGAGGGCTGGTGCTTGTCCCTGGGGATCCCCGTGGGGCTGAACCCCATCCTTGCCTGTCCCTGGGGCTGACCTGTTTGCTGTCAACCTGCAGGCTGCCCTACGCCGGCTACTTCGGCGGCGTCTCTGGGCTAAGCAAGTCCCAGTTCCTGAAGATCAACGGCTTTCCCAATGAGtactggggctggggaggagaggacgATGACATCTTTAACCGGTAGGTGCCAACCCCTTGCCAGTGCCGGCTGGTTCGGGTGTGCTGGGGGCTCCCTGCTGAGCACCAACCCAGCACCCTCGCCAGCGCCAGGGCTCCCGGTTTTGCGGGGGAGGTGCACAGGGCTTGCCACATGGCGGGGAGGGATTTAATTACCCTCCAACTTGAGGATTGCTGACCCTCATGGATAGAACTGGCCCCTCCCAGGGTGTTGGGGGACGATGGGGCACCCACATGCCTTCCTTGTGGCCGAACCCCGCCGGCGCAGTGGGGCCCAGCTCCTTCCCGCCGCGGTATGAGCTGCGCCAGCGGGGCAGCGCGCCTGCGGGCTCTGCTCCAGGCCAGGGCTGGGATGCTAAACTTGGAAGCATCCAGGGCTGGGATGCAAAACTTGGAAGCGTCTTGGTGGCGGCTGTGCAGCAGCCAAACAGGCATTTCTGCCGGCAGCCGGCAGGCTGCAGCACAACCACACGCAGAGCTGGAGCCGAATCCCCCCGCGTGCAGCCCACATTGGGTGCTGGAGCCACACGGCTGCTGCCTCATCTCCCACGGTTTTCCCCAAGGCGCTGCCCAGAGGAGAAGCGCACGGCCAGTGGTGCACAGCCAGCCCGTAATGGCCAGGCGAGCAAAACACCCCTTGCAGGTGCCGCAGGCAGGGTGACGCAGTTGCGGTTTCCATCCAGGGTGGGCTCAGAGTGGGGAACAAGCAGCGTGTGAAGCTCTGGGAGAGCTTCAGGCAGCCCTTAACGTGTGGGGAGGGCCCCAAGGGAAGGGCTGGGCACCGGCATTTGGAGAATGTAAAGGGCAGGGGCTGCggagggagggacggagggaTAGCAGCGTGTGCTCGGTGCAGGCTGACCGCAGCTGCCGGCCTGCGGAGCTGGAGGTTACCAGGCGGGAGCGGTGTTTGGGGCACGCGGCACCCTCAGTTGTGGCACTGGCCCGGCCGTGGTCTGGCTTTGCTCATCTTGGCTTGGCACAGCCCTGTTTAACCAGGGACAGGATTATTTGGGCTGGGGGCTGACTCGGGAGGTCTCTGGGCTGGGGAATGTCCCACCCTGGTGCCCTCACACCGATCCTCGCCCTGCTCCTGGCCCCCAGCATCTCCCTGAACGGCATGAAGGTATCGAGGCCCGACATCCGCATCGGGAGGTACCGCATGATCAAGCACGAACGCGACAAACACAACGAGCCCAACCCGCAGAGGTGAGTGAGCCGCAGGGACCGGGGCAGCCGGGACGCCGGGCTATTGCTGGGCCTTCTCCGGCTGCCGGCTCCACTGCTCTGCTCGCCCCCACGGAGCCCTGGCACCACGGCaagcccccggccccccctcgCCTCATCCCGCTCCCCTTTCCACCAGATTCACCAAGATCCAGAACACCAAAATGACGATGAAGCGGGATGGGATCAGCTCGCTGCAGTACCGGCTGGTGGAGGTCTCGCGCCAGCCCATGTACACCAACATCACGGTGGAGATTGGCAGGCCACCCCCCCGCCTGGCCCGGGGCTAGTGCTCACGCCGCCGGCAGAGCCGCCGGGAGCCAGCTCTGTGTCCAGGCTGGCTGGGCACAGCGGGTTTTGCCCCAGCTCGAGAGCCAGGACTGGATGGGGATGTTTTCTGCCTACTCTGCTGCCTTCCAGAGACGGCTGCCCCCCAGCCCGCCCCTCGGTCCCCAGGATTTCtctgtcccccctgtccccacgAGTGTGTTTGCAGGACCCCCGCCCCATACTCGGTGTGTTGGCGGACGAGCCCGGCCGCCCCATGTGTGGCTCCCAGCACaaagggagggggcagccccagccctggcgAGGAGCCCCCTGCCcatgccagctcctgcctgcaccctgggcagggagggtgaGATCCTGCTGCTCTGGAAGagctgggggggtccccaccaGCGCTGCAAGAAGCGGGGTGCAGGCTTCCCCCTTCGCCAGCGCTGGAGCCGCTGCTGCCCTGGCCGGGGATGGGAGCAGCCTAGGCCCCCCCAAGCAGGCAGGACGGTGCCAccccagctgggtgctgcctgcactgctgggcACGCAGATGTGGCTCGCTGTCTTCCTCTGCTTTAGTCTGGTGCTTAGAGCCGGGCCCCGTCTCAGCTCTGCTAAACAGAGACCTCGGGTTAGCGAACGCCCCtcgccgtgcctcagtttccccagggctgggggggggcggccaTATGCTGTCCCCCCCCAAAGGCAGATGCTGTGTGCGTGtgcagcccctgcctgtgcctgccctCACCTGCCCTCCCcgctttgggggggggtggggctcATTTGAACCCCCTCAGCCCCTCTTGGCAGAGGCTGGCGGGGGGGCTGCACCACAGCTCCCTCCAGCGGTGGGTGCCCCACAGGCGGCTTGGGGGCCATTGAGGTCTCTCTTTTCTCTGGCTTTCCCCCTCCAGGCCtggggcagaggagctgcaggcaggagaggccGGGGCCGTGCAGGGCGGGTGCCCCGTGCCCCTCCATGGGACCGGGAGCCCCggcacccccacacaccccacgGGGGGCCGGGAGCAGTGGGGTTGTGAGCGGGGCAGCACGCCAGGGCGGGGGGACACCGGCGACTTTTGTACATTTGAATGTCTGACCCTTTTTTTCAGCGTACGTTGAATGCAGCGTTCGGTCGTAGAGACCGGggtttttgtatttaataaaagtTTCAAAAGTTTGCGGGGTTTGTGGGGCcgggttcggggggggggggccagaaATCACCATGAGATGGGGCATTTTCAGCATCCAGTGGGATGTGGGGGTgggggccagccctgcctgccacctccagctggaggctgggaggcagaggttcccccccaacccccttggAGCACCCCCCAGCTCACCCAGCCCTGGATCGGCACTGGGGGGGCTCCTGCCCTGCAAGGTGCCCAGCCCCAGCTAGGGCAAAGTGCCCAGGGCATGCATGGGGCAAAGCCACCCTCACTGTGCCATGGACACTTGCTGCCCCCTTCCCCTTGGGGACAGCGGTCTCCCCCAGCAGGGACAAGCCCCTGCCCCCCATCCTCTGCCTTAGTTCTGGCTGGTTTTGTAGGTCCAAGTGAGGCAAGGGAACATTCCCCAGCACGGCTGTTCAGTGCCAGCACTGGGCATCCAAGGGGGAAAGGGCTGCACCCATGGGACACGGTTGCCCAGTCTCCAACCCCACCCTCCCCAGGGTCCCCAAAGAAGGGCACAGTGGGACACGGCCTCAGGAATATAAATCTCATTAAAATCTAGATGATACTTTAGAACTCTACACCGGGAgagacactggcacaggcagCGCTGCCCAGGGACGCGTGCGTTATTGCTAACAATTAGAGGTGAAGAGTAGCGGCGTGACATGTGGGGCAGGGCACGGGCACCATGCGGGAACCTGCACCCCTCACCGTGGCACGGCGGGGGGCtcgggacagggacggggagctgGAACATCCTGCTGGGGCTCAGCGCCCACTGCCCGCCACCTCCTGCCACCGTGCCAAGCCGCACCATGTCCCTGTGCCAGCCTCGGGGCTGTGGCATGGGGAGCACAGGGCACTGGCTGGGAGGGGAGCAATGGGGTGGGAAGGGTCTCACCCCATCCACCCCGAAGCGAGAGCTCCAAGCCCTTTGGCTGGAGCTGGAAGACAGATTTAAAACTGCCCGGCCTTTGCCAGTGCATCCTGCTCCGCTAATACTGGTTGGGGACTGAGCGTCCCTGGATGGCTCGGAGCAAGTGGGCTGGTGCAGCCCTCCGTGTCTCCGCTGGTACCTCTCGCtagcagcagctgggggggggggggtgtgtgtgtgtgtgtgcggtcCATCCTGCTCCCCCATAGCACCATGgaaggtcccctcctgcctgtgccagggctggctgccggggagaGCTGGACCCCAGCCTTGTCCCCTCACCCCCCGGCCAGGCTTAAGTGCTCCCCAGCCTCCTGCCCCACCGcggggcaggcagcagtgctgggctgcgCCCACACTGCTTACAGCTGCGCCCAGCATTGCGGGCAGTGCCTGGCCACTGAggtgggcacccacagccccccactGGGGCCGTAGGATGGAGGGGTACATGGCGGGGGCATGCCAGCTCGCCACCTGCACAGCCCCGGGGTACCATGCATATGTGCATGCTCACGTATGCCACATGTGTGCCCATACCGTGTCTGCGAGggacacacatgcacgcacacgtGTGCTCTAAGTGCTTATGTCTTGTGCCGTGAGTTCCCACTGCCGGTGCAGGCAGTGTGCTTGcccccatctccctgtgctggCCTGGTGCCTGGCACCGTCCCTGGGCACGGCCACCCATGGGACCCTGCAGGCTCTGAGCCACAGCGGGTACCACCCAGGCTGGGGGGTCCCTGCAGTGCCAGCCCCTGCCACGACAGCCATGCGCACACACAGCTTGGGATGGCCACGGGCAGTCCTGGCgtgccccagccctggtcccATCCCACACCATCCCCGTGGGTAGGCCAGGAGGGTGACCCACGGCGGCGCAGGCTGCCTGGCTGCGGGGGGGCCGGGAGCTGGGGGGCATCCCGCTCCCCCCATCCTGTGCATccccccggggcagggccccTGCAAAG contains:
- the LOC128148187 gene encoding uncharacterized protein LOC128148187 codes for the protein MPGLGEPALVVEKLLYGLIIFLVNNCLERLTHLSFGDGSHPALPWLDRNPSTVRNLPLRGAFLPSKSCLCVSQLWLGNGLRTCSQAPREDTRPTRAGLGVAHGLPPAASGGEEQQELEDDLVTACKYSRGKCYLPKSGTESWRQKLDSFQEGSLAGLEQGWAGWVLLRSLLYCCFLKGAAVGLRESPRSGEWPGTGHEEGLRGTGAPQNGHKCRGVAGKKGEAADGAKITRGGTSPRSSADAVVLGKVKFSVFPSNETWKGGGGGGGKEPQIGCDGC
- the B4GALT2 gene encoding beta-1,4-galactosyltransferase 2, with product MTRLLLGVTLERICKAVLLLCLLHFVIIMILYFDVYAQHLDFFSRFNARNASRAHPFSNSSRPNSTVPSYGPAGAEAPSPSAKPSTNQSATEKPLQPCQETPPGLVGRLLIEFSSPMSMERVQRENPDVRQGGKYTPPDCLPRQKVAILIPFRHREHHLKYWLHYLHPILRRQKVAYGIYIINQFGEDTFNRAKLLNVGFLEALKDDEEYDCFIFSDVDLIPMDDRNLYRCYEQPRHFAVGMDKFGFRLPYAGYFGGVSGLSKSQFLKINGFPNEYWGWGGEDDDIFNRISLNGMKVSRPDIRIGRYRMIKHERDKHNEPNPQRFTKIQNTKMTMKRDGISSLQYRLVEVSRQPMYTNITVEIGRPPPRLARG